Proteins encoded within one genomic window of Bacillus thuringiensis:
- a CDS encoding heterocycloanthracin/sonorensin family bacteriocin, with product MNQFQQELQSLNLNDYQTGNVVYWDQQQSQYPYYYIQDDARRCGGCGGCGGRCGGCGGRCGGCAGRCGGCIGCAGCFGCFNCWNWWII from the coding sequence ATGAATCAATTTCAACAAGAACTACAATCATTGAACCTAAATGATTATCAAACTGGTAATGTTGTGTATTGGGATCAACAACAAAGTCAATATCCATACTACTACATTCAAGACGATGCACGTCGTTGCGGCGGATGCGGAGGTTGTGGTGGACGCTGTGGCGGATGTGGCGGCAGATGTGGTGGTTGTGCAGGTCGTTGCGGCGGATGCATAGGATGCGCTGGATGTTTCGGTTGCTTTAATTGCTGGAACTGGTGGATCATTTAA
- a CDS encoding serine hydrolase domain-containing protein, whose amino-acid sequence MYTYDKLSSWVENIKEKNHSSATALCIIKDNKIVLEHYSGYHSNTSSNRKVTASSQFNVASARKSYLGLMIAYALYEGKINSIDDEAIKYFKDFDPVLLGKTTIRHLVTHSHGLGETNDGKIFREFEPGQSWAYRDINVRMMTHLIYQLYSKSFPELLRERVFKPANFLETGWRVQQDENLVDVVNNPNEEAISEIGTVDDGTEKNLFVSAREFAQWGNLHLNQGKIHDKQIVPQEVIKIATSLQSPTYINKDLPQNGLFWFVQNKPARLSELGERVPKGSYQILGITGPTILVIPEYKVVVAKMYNKRYNYGGDNYLYYLREFSNLVADTFRNSNRA is encoded by the coding sequence TTGTATACATATGATAAGTTGAGTTCTTGGGTAGAGAATATTAAAGAAAAAAATCATAGTTCTGCAACAGCACTTTGTATTATAAAAGATAACAAAATCGTACTAGAGCATTATAGTGGATATCACTCAAATACATCAAGTAATAGAAAAGTAACCGCATCTTCACAGTTCAACGTTGCTTCTGCGAGAAAAAGTTATTTAGGATTAATGATAGCGTATGCGCTTTACGAGGGGAAAATAAACTCTATTGATGATGAAGCGATAAAGTATTTTAAAGACTTCGATCCTGTATTACTTGGTAAAACAACGATAAGACATTTAGTAACTCATTCGCACGGTTTAGGAGAAACGAATGACGGAAAAATTTTTCGTGAATTTGAACCTGGACAATCTTGGGCTTATAGAGATATTAATGTAAGAATGATGACACATCTTATTTATCAGCTATATAGCAAAAGTTTTCCTGAATTGTTAAGAGAGCGTGTGTTTAAACCTGCTAATTTTCTAGAAACAGGTTGGAGAGTACAGCAAGATGAAAATTTAGTTGACGTTGTTAATAATCCAAATGAAGAAGCGATTAGTGAAATTGGTACGGTAGATGACGGTACTGAAAAAAATTTGTTTGTCTCAGCTAGAGAATTTGCACAGTGGGGCAATCTTCATCTAAATCAAGGCAAGATACATGATAAACAAATTGTTCCACAAGAAGTTATAAAAATCGCTACAAGTTTGCAGAGTCCAACATATATAAACAAAGATTTACCGCAAAATGGCTTGTTTTGGTTCGTACAAAATAAACCTGCAAGATTAAGTGAACTTGGTGAACGCGTTCCAAAAGGATCATATCAAATATTAGGGATTACAGGACCGACTATTTTAGTAATACCCGAATATAAAGTAGTTGTTGCAAAAATGTACAATAAAAGATACAACTACGGTGGTGATAATTATTTATATTATTTACGTGAATTTAGCAATTTAGTCGCTGATACATTTCGTAACAGTAATAGGGCATAA
- a CDS encoding OFA family MFS transporter, with translation MKQNSINPLLIVLGTIIVQIGLGTIYTWSLFNQPLVSKFGWNLNAVAITFSITSFSLSFSTLFAGKLQQKLGLRKLIATAGIVLGLGLILSSQVSSLPLLYLLAGVVVGYADGTAYITSLSNLIKWFPNRKGLISGISVSAYGMGSLIFRYINGSLIDSLGVSQAFLYWGIIVLLLVLTGSFFLREAIVSNAVTETLHNDYTPREMIRTKQVYLLFFMLFTSCMGGLYLIGMVKDIGVQLVGLSAATAANAVAMIAIFNTVGRIILGTLSDKIGRMKIVSATFIIIGLSVFTLSFIPLNYGIYFACVASVAFCFGGNITIFPAIVGDFFGLKNHSTNYGIVYQGFGFGALAGSFIGALLGGFQPTFITIGVLSVISFIISILIRPPKAEKKKEIKHLHRKVA, from the coding sequence ATGAAACAAAATTCAATAAATCCGTTACTAATTGTTCTAGGTACAATCATTGTTCAAATTGGCCTTGGAACAATTTATACATGGAGTTTATTTAATCAGCCCCTGGTCAGTAAGTTTGGATGGAACCTCAATGCCGTTGCGATAACTTTCTCCATAACAAGCTTTTCTTTATCATTTTCAACTTTATTTGCAGGAAAGCTACAGCAAAAATTAGGACTTCGTAAACTCATCGCTACTGCAGGGATTGTTCTGGGACTCGGTTTAATACTTAGTTCACAAGTTTCTTCCTTACCATTACTATATTTATTAGCAGGTGTTGTTGTTGGTTATGCAGACGGAACTGCTTATATTACATCACTATCTAATTTAATTAAATGGTTTCCAAATCGGAAAGGCCTTATTTCTGGAATATCTGTTTCTGCATATGGAATGGGTAGCTTAATCTTTAGATATATAAACGGAAGTCTTATCGATAGTCTTGGTGTATCACAGGCATTTTTATATTGGGGTATCATTGTTTTACTTTTAGTATTAACCGGATCATTCTTCTTACGTGAAGCAATAGTAAGTAACGCCGTAACTGAAACATTACACAATGATTATACGCCTCGTGAAATGATACGAACGAAACAAGTATATCTCTTGTTTTTTATGCTATTCACATCGTGTATGGGTGGTCTGTATTTAATCGGTATGGTAAAAGATATTGGGGTACAGCTCGTTGGACTTAGCGCAGCGACTGCCGCTAACGCCGTCGCAATGATTGCAATCTTTAATACAGTAGGTAGAATCATTCTTGGAACGTTATCAGATAAAATTGGTCGAATGAAAATTGTCTCTGCAACGTTTATTATTATTGGATTGTCAGTCTTTACTTTAAGTTTCATTCCACTAAATTACGGCATTTATTTCGCTTGTGTAGCAAGTGTTGCCTTTTGCTTTGGTGGTAATATCACAATATTCCCAGCTATTGTTGGAGATTTTTTCGGCTTAAAAAACCATAGTACAAATTATGGGATTGTATATCAAGGGTTCGGATTCGGTGCACTTGCAGGTTCATTCATTGGAGCATTACTTGGTGGATTTCAACCGACCTTTATTACAATTGGTGTTTTAAGCGTTATTTCTTTCATTATCTCGATATTAATTCGTCCACCAAAAGCAGAGAAGAAAAAGGAAATAAAGCATTTACATCGAAAAGTAGCGTAA
- a CDS encoding cadmium resistance transporter codes for MVTTIISSVVTFTTTNIDDIFILLVLFSQVKTGEEDRTFQGKTKMKQLYIVIGQYLGFSVIIFLSIIGSLSSFFIPISWIGLLGFVPIYMGVKGLLSHRSNKSNEVIDNASGSLFKVAAITLANGADNISIYIPMFASQTLEANIVTLIIFFSMIAIWCFISYRLIRAHILAKALEKNCHIIVPIVLIGLGIFILFRSNTIALFY; via the coding sequence TTGGTTACAACCATAATTTCTTCTGTTGTGACATTCACTACAACAAATATTGATGATATTTTTATACTCCTTGTTTTATTTTCACAAGTAAAGACAGGAGAAGAAGATAGAACTTTCCAGGGGAAAACTAAGATGAAACAACTTTATATAGTTATTGGACAATATTTGGGGTTTAGTGTAATTATTTTTCTAAGTATTATTGGTTCCTTAAGCTCTTTTTTCATTCCTATATCGTGGATCGGATTATTAGGATTCGTACCAATTTATATGGGTGTTAAAGGACTTTTATCGCATCGTTCTAATAAAAGTAATGAAGTCATTGATAACGCTTCTGGTTCATTATTTAAAGTAGCTGCGATTACATTAGCTAATGGAGCTGACAATATCTCAATTTATATACCAATGTTCGCTAGTCAAACCTTGGAAGCAAATATCGTTACATTAATTATCTTTTTTTCCATGATAGCAATATGGTGTTTTATTAGCTACAGATTGATAAGAGCTCATATTTTAGCTAAAGCACTTGAGAAAAATTGTCATATTATAGTTCCAATTGTTTTAATTGGTTTAGGAATATTCATTCTTTTTCGCAGTAATACAATAGCATTATTTTATTAA